The proteins below are encoded in one region of Syngnathus acus chromosome 2, fSynAcu1.2, whole genome shotgun sequence:
- the trim25l gene encoding uncharacterized protein trim25l, producing the protein MSLWLTDTMKGFTASFTYVTVFPPTPVCTRSTCLVAQAPPCSRPFNRLDISSCDCEELLISLVVYHRDIFHFLFACWTMSNKLWTEEQFNCPVCLDLPNDPVTIPCGHSYCMGCIKDYWSKDDPKGIYSCPQCRQTFCPRPSLSRNTMLAEAVEQLRRGIPRSEVSKSIKLKSQNLLPSSVVQCDLCKGEQKAAVKTCVVCMSSYCESHLKPHQTTKALREHELIAPTGNLTEKICTQHKYLQEFFCRQCKVFICWLCTSNLHKGHESVSTKAERMDKEKGLSEMQAENQKKLKDRQQELKDMKKMMDGMKRSADRVHSDSEKVLLELQHSVERLQELLEELLDEVGREKMEQAQEVTDNLEAEIKALKRRETQMKDLAQCQDHIYYLQTYDTMCSPLESGDLPAVQVNLDASFEPVREAILDLRERVEDMCNLELGNITKKVNETTLFTLGAANRNQRSGLLKLFSALGSRNANPNNRSAGSSPSISVTSSRSTDRRGLGIRGQDVRSRDTSQEVAQRSPRPWDRRGRDDRESTREANLRPSPRPSPTPSRRESPSLWNRSSQSQGVPATPPTPAPVSPNPTQTLAPAPASTGAFSRMSSISSIFRSRRGNTPVATAALAGALPTVSETPVEVNPGLFLDSPAPTANNHTPAFPALREISLASFQAPELRAREEFLQYSVNFTLDPNSAHRRLILSEGNTKATLQGEVAAYPDTPQRFDGWTQVMCGTPVYSQRSYWEVEWRGRGSSMGVAYASLSRKGSDARAGIGYNAQSWTLELSDTCCSALHDNEKRDIPVTYSPRLGIFVDLSEGTLGFYGVAESLTHLHTFRANFTQPLYAVFGVGSGVGVGLDFARGQFSSTSDSIKLCPM; encoded by the exons ATGTCTCTCTGGCTCACAGACACAATGAAAGGATTTACTGCTTCCTTCACCTATGTCACAGTTTTTCCACCGACACCCGTTTGTACCCGCTCGACCTGCCTGGTGGCTCAAGCCCCTCCCTGCTCTCGCCCTTTCAACCGACTTGATATTTCCTCCTGTGACTGCGAGGAACTCCTGATTTCACTGGTTGTCTACCACCGCGACATTTTTCACTTTCTATTCGCTTGTTGGACCATGAGTAATAAACTGTGGACAGAAGAGCAGTTCAACTGCCCCGTGTGTCTGGATCTCCCGAACGATCCGGTCACCATCCCCTGCGGGCACAGCTACTGCATGGGCTGTATTAAGGACTACTGGAGCAAGGATGATCCCAAGGGTATCTACAGCTGCCCCCAGTGCCGTCAGACTTTCTGCCCTCGGCCCTCGCTTTCCAGAAACACCATGCTGGCTGAAGCGGTGGAGCAGCTCCGCAGAGGAATCCCAAGATCTGAGGTCTCTAAAAGCATCAAATTAAAATCCCAAAACCTTCTCCCCTCCTCGGTTGTGCAGTGCGACCTGTGCAAAGGAGAGCAGAAGGCAGCGGTCAAGACCTGCGTGGTGTGCATGAGTTCGTACTGCGAGAGCCACCTGAAGCCTCACCAGACCACCAAGGCCCTGAGAGAGCACGAGCTGATTGCGCCGACAGGGAACTTGACTGAGAAGATCTGCACTCAGCACAAGTACCTGCAGGAGTTCTTCTGTCGCCAATGCAAGGTGTTCATCTGTTGGCTGTGCACGAGCAACCTGCACAAAGGCCACGAGAGCGTGTCCACAAAAGCTGAACGCATGGACAAAGAG AAAGGGCTTTCTGAGATGCAGGCGGAAAATCAGAAGAAGCTCAAAGATAGACAGCAGGAGCTGAAGGACATGAAGAAGATGATGGACGGAATGAAG CGCTCTGCAGACCGCGTTCACAGCGACTCAGAGAAGGTGCTGTTGGAGCTTCAGCACTCGGTGGAGAGACTCCAGGAACTATTAGAAGAGTTGCTGGATGAGGTCGGCCGAGAGAAGATGGAGCAAGCCCAGGAGGTGACTGATAATCTGGAGGCAGAGATCAAGGCGCTAAAGAGGAGGGAGACTCAGATGAAGGACCTAGCTCAATGCCAGGATCACATCTACTACCTGCAG ACGTATGACACCATGTGCAGTCCACTCGAGTCAGGAGACCTTCCAGCCGTGCAGGTCAACCTTGACGCTTCCTTTGAGCCTGTGCGGGAAGCCATCCTAGACCTAAGGGAGCGAGTGGAGGACATGTGCAACCTGGAGCTGGGCAATATCACCAAAAAAG TCAATGAGACAACGTTATTCACACTGGGCGCTG CCAATCGTAATCAGAGAAGTGGCCTCTTAAAAT TATTTTCAGCCCTTGGATCACGAAATGCGAATCCAAACAACCGTTCGGCAG GGTCATCACCAAGTATCTCAGTTACGTCGTCGCGAAGTACTGACAGAAGAGGACTGG GCATTAGAGGTCAAGATGTGAGGAGCAGAGACACGTCACAAG AGGTCGCGCAGAGGTCACCCAGGCCATGGGACAGAAGGGGCCGAGATGACAGAGAGTCAA CACGGGAGGCCAACCTCAGACCAAGCCCCAGACCCAGCCCAACTCCAAGCCGGAGAGAATCCCCGTCTCTGTGGAACAGGTCCAGTCAGAGTCAGGGTGTCCCTGCTACTCCGCCCACTCCCGCACCAGTGAGCCCGAACCCGACCCAGACGCTTGCTCCTGCGCCAGCATCCACCGGAG CTTTTAGTCGCATGTCATCAATCAGCAGTATTTTCCGCTCGCGTCGTGGCAACACACCTGTAGCGACCGCAGCGTTGGCAG GGGCGCTGCCAACCGTGTCTGAAACACCAGTAGAAG TTAACCCCGGTCTGTTCTTGGACTCACCCGCCCCCACTGCCAATAATCACACTCCTGCTTTCCCTGCGT TAAGAGAAATCAGCCTTGCCAGTTTTCAGGCTCCAGAACTGAGGGCAAGGGAAGAGTTCCTGCAAT ATTCTGTGAACTTCACCCTTGATCCAAACAGCGCCCATCGTCGCCTGATTCTCTCCGAGGGCAACACCAAGGCCACCCTGCAAGGGGAAGTGGCGGCCTATCCGGACACCCCCCAACGTTTTGATGGCTGGACCCAGGTCATGTGCGGGACCCCGGTTTACTCGCAACGTTCCTATTGGGAGGTGGAGTGGCGAGGCCGAGGCTCCTCCATGGGCGTGGCATACGCATCCCTGAGCAGGAAGGGCTCGGACGCCAGGGCGGGAATCGGCTACAACGCCCAGTCGTGGACACTGGAGCTTTCCGACACTTGCTGCTCAGCGCTGCACGACAACGAGAAGAGGGACATCCCGGTCACCTACTCCCCCCGTCTGGGAATCTTTGTGGATTTGTCCGAGGGAACGCTGGGGTTCTACGGCGTGGCCGAGAGCCTGACGCACCTTCACACATTCCGGGCAAACTTTACCCAGCCCCTCTATGCAGTCTTTGGGGTGGGCAGCGGAGTCGGGGTGGGTTTGGATTTTGCACGTGGACAATTCAGTTCCACCTCTGACAGCATCAAGCTGTGTCCCATGTGA